The Salvelinus alpinus chromosome 35, SLU_Salpinus.1, whole genome shotgun sequence genome window below encodes:
- the LOC139564505 gene encoding DENN domain-containing protein 4B-like isoform X4 codes for MTEEKCPQLVDYFVVAGLAPGGSAPLDEEGQQRGCRVVEPVTDLAVIARGLGEEVPEGFTCIEKTQGGHPAELSAGLINNPHMYLCYRRGHDKPPILDLGVLYEGKEVVKQGWYVIETTPYSRSASLSSGGPATHRTFLTYRRAPESQALHTLGVTDISLLLPSKGEVAPHTFCRVEKNLNTGIWGPALYLCYKRAVAKANALVYEAGLISRYPEADVESFPLPESVPMFCLPMGVTVESWPLNTKYQLPVFSTFVLTSASGDKVYGAAIQFYEAFPRECLSERQSVRLGLVSVVDRRPITNRTLQVKKSVCVLSHWPFFTVFQKFLTFVYRYSISGPHVLPLEKHISSFMHNVPFPSPQRPRILVQLSPYDNLLLCQPVSSPLLLSGASFVKLLQNLGPENACVLLLAVLTEHKLLLHSLRPDVLTSVSEALVSMTFPLRWHCPYIPLCPLRLADVLCAPMPFIVGVHSSYFDLYDPPTDVVCVDLDTNTIFQAEDKKPLSWRSLPRKQGKMLVNTLTNLMKTLEKIYTTGQEEATLEFLLTDYDLIYGRQKQLELEIQEAFLRFMSCLLRGYRAYLLPITQAPSDRTTDCSSLFNLQGFLKSRERTHQKFYTQLTRTQMFTQFIEECSFVSDRHACLEFFDECVQKQSDVEKPEEVRLIDLDEAHSGEHTVFIMPPEEPQEPDGSECPTHYSYETFPVLCMDLFDRPQDQLRVPTKGSAPSSPAPRRTKQEIKLAQKRAQIYSAVPDMWSKCLLGHCYGLWFIYLPTFVRAESAKVRALQTAYEVLKHMETRKVVLPDEVCYRILMQLCGQYGQPVLAVRVLLEMKKAGITPNTITYAYYNKAVLESKWPSTNQGGRLRWAKLRNVLMAVAQFRQPIRQRQKSGSVGSRTDTMDSNQRSRPQSNLIRQSSWSGLSESSSHESLTGSMVKSNSLNSMRGSTDKSKLSMKAVLRNAGANGCSNPASRKPPVGPRDTSTPSPFPPGGVLVRRDQVCLSTFYKDCAETAVSEPDCSCQPGDRDGRPPGPRDTVSRKPVDENYNNVSPPSRGSLAGKLQQLLTPTRHRVSGRRAASVDARRSGGENGPVRRVSEQRPSRKAQVAESLLKAKERLYSATSESSLSVGSDVDLPETTNLAFPLRKSWDTNQEGAGLEVLMSSCSLCRSCNSLVYDEEIMAGWTSDDSNLNSSCPFCSTTFVPLLNAEICDLGPVSSVHHSLERTNWNMDEEVESAAKSPGDQGDILGHNGVSEDSSSETSSYSESSSATMVTVAYLSPLVLRKELESLLENEGEAVLSQGQLLDSHSIIFWNMVWYFHRLGLPSNLLQLVRSSPLANQLAQTSENSAVRVRLLWDTLTPDTDYWPPLYILWRIHSGVPMRNHSWRRHNHPFTLAFLEEVLRWVGMNEVHKGITLFLETIAKQPGTPKIQRSLYREMLFLTLAAMGRDHVAAFDKKYKAAYQRLSGSLGREELRRKRAQPPSPKAVDCRRSFLLPLEC; via the exons ATGACGGAGGAGAAATGCCCCCAGCTAGTGGACTACTTTGTGGTGGCAGGGCTGGCTCCAGGGGGCTCGGCCCCACTGGACGAAGAGGGCCAGCAGAGAGGGTGTCGGGTGGTGGAGCCGGTTACAGACCTGGCGGTGATCGCCCGGGGCTTGGGGGAGGAGGTGCCCGAGGGCTTCACCTGTATCGAGAAGACCCAGGGGGGCCACCCGGCCGAGCTGAGCGCCGGACTCATCAACAACCCCCACATGTACCTGTGTTACCGCCGTGGGCATGACAAGCCACCCATCCTCGACCTCGG GGTGCTGTACGAGGGCAAAGAGGTGGTGAAGCAGGGCTGGTATGTGATCGAGACCACCCCCTATAGCCGCTCAGCCAGCCTGAGCTCCGGGGGGCCTGCCACCCACCGCACCTTCCTGACCTACCGCCGTGCCCCAGAGTCCCAGGCCCTCCACACCCTGGGGGTCACAGACATCTCCCTCCTGCTGCCCAGCAAGGGGGAGGTGGCCCCCCACACCTTCTGCCGGGTGGAGAAGAACCTCAACACTGGCATA TGGGGTCCAGCCTTATACCTGTGCTACAAGAGAGCTGTAGCCAAAGCCAATGCCCTAGTCTATGAAGCAG gTCTGATCAGTCGGTATCCGGAAGCAGACGTGGAGTCGTTCCCCCTGCCAGAGTCTGTGCCTATGTTCTGTCTGCCCATGGGTGTGACGGTGGAGAGCTGGCCCCTCAACACCAAGTACCAGCTCCCTGTCTTCTCTACCTTCGTCCTCACCAGTGCCAGTGGCGACAAG GTTTACGGTGCTGCCATCCAGTTCTACGAGGCGTTCCCACGGGAGTGCCTCTCGGAGCGGCAGAGCGTCCGTCTGGGCCTGGTGAGCGTGGTGGACCGGCGGCCTATCACCAACCGCACCCTGCAAGTGAAGAAGAGCGTGTGTGTTCTCTCCCACTGGCCCTTCTTCACCGTCTTCCAGAAGTTCCTCACCTTCGTCTACCGATACTCCATCTCCGGACCCCACGTGCTGCCCCTTGAGAA GCACATCTCCAGCTTCATGCACAAcgtccccttcccctcccctcagCGGCCTCGCATCCTAGTGCAG CTCTCCCCCTATGACAACCTTCTCCTCTGTCAGCCCGTCTCCTCCCCCTTACTGCTCAG TGGTGCCAGCTTTGTGAAGCTGCTGCAGAACCTGGGCCCTGAGAACGCCTGTGTCCTGCTGCTGGCTGTGCTGACGGAGCACAAACTACTGCTACACTCCCTCCGCCCCGACGTCCTCACCTCCGTCAGCGAGGCCCTGGTGTCT ATGACGTTCCCTCTGCGTTGGCACTGCCCGTATATCCCCCTGTGCCCGCTGCGGCTGGCAGACGTACTGTGTGCACCCATGCCCTTCATCGTGGGCGTCCACTCCAGCTACTTTGACCTCTATGACCCCCCTACTGACGTGGTGTGTGTTGACCTGGACACCAACACCATCTTTCA AGCAGAGGACAAGAAGCCGTTGTCATGGCGATCGCTACCAAGGAAGCAAGGCAAGATGCTGGTGAATACCCTCACCAACTTGATGAAGACTCTGGAGAAAA TCTACACCACTGGCCAAGAGGAGGCCACCCTGGAGTTCCTGCTGACGGACTATGACCTGATCTACGGGCGTCAGAAGCAGCTGGAGCTGGAGATCCAGGAGGCCTTCCTGCGCTTCATGAGCTGCCTGCTGAGGGGCTACCGCGCCTACCTGCTGCCCATCACCCAGGCCCCCTCAGACAGGACCACCGACTGCAGCTCCCTCTTCAACCTGCAGG GCTTCCTGAAGTCTCGTGAACGCACCCACCAGAAGTTCTACACCCAGCTGACCAGGACCCAGATGTTCACTCAGTTCATCGAGGAGTGCTCATTCGTCAGTGATCGCCATGCCTGTCTCGAGTTCTTCGACGAGTGTGTCCAGAAG CAGTCGGATGTGGAGAAGCCTGAGGAGGTGCGTCTGATAGACCTGGACGAGGCCCACAGTGGGGAGCACACGGTCTTCATCATGCCCCCAGAGGAACCCCAGGAGCCAGACGGTTCAGAGTGCCCCACTCACTACAG CTATGAGACATTCCCTGTGCTCTGCATGGATCTTTTTGACCGGCCTCAGGACCAGCTACGTGTCCCTACCAAGGGGAGTGCCCCCAGCAGCCCTGCCCCGCGACGGACCAAACAG GAGATTAAGCTGGCGCAGAAGCGGGCACAGATATACTCGGCAGTGCCCGACATGTGGTCCAAATGCCTGCTTGGCCACTGCTATGGGCTGTGGTTCATCTACCTGCCCACCTTTGTGCGGGCGGAGAGTGCCAAGGTGCGTGCCTTGCAAACGGCATACGAGGTGCTCAAGCACATGGAGACTAGGAAGGTGGTACTACCGGATGAGGTGTGTTACAGGATCCTGATGCAGCTGTGTGGGCAGTACGGGCAGCCTGTGCTCGCTGTTAGGGTACTTCTGGAGATGAAGAAAGCTGGGATCACACCCAACACCATCACCTATGCATACTACAACAAG GCAGTGCTGGAGAGCAAGtggccctccaccaatcagggtgGCCGTCTGCGCTGGGCCAAGTTGCGTAACGTTCTGATGGCCGTGGCGCAGTTCAGACAGCCAATCAGACAACGTCAGAAGAGTGGTTCAGTAGGCTCGCGGACAG ATACAATGGACAGTAACCAACGGTCCCGCCCACAATCTAACCTGATTCGTCAGTCCAGCTGGAGCGGCCTGAGTGAAAGCTCCAGCCACGAATCGCTGACGGGGTCTATGGTGAAGAGCAACAGCCTGAACAGCATGAGAGGCTCAACAGACA AGTCTAAGCTCTCAATGAAGGCGGTGCTCCGGAACGCAGGTGCCAATGGCTGCAGCAATCCTGCCTCCCGTAAGCCCCCCGTGGGGCCACGAGACACCTCCACCCCTTCTCCCTTTCCCCCTGGTGGTGTCCTGGTGCGCCGCGACCAGGTGTGCCTGTCCACCTTCTACAAAGACTGTGCCGAGACGGCCGTCTCCGAGCCCGACTGCAGCTGCCAGCCTGGGGACAGAGACGGCAG GCCACCTGGGCCGAGAGACACTGTGAGCCGCAAGCCCGTTGACGAGAACTACAATAATGTGTCACCGCCGAGTCGGGGAAGCCTGGCAGGGAAACTGCAGCAGCTGCTCACACCTACTCGTCATCGAGTCTCGGGGCGGCGGGCCGCCAGTGTAGACGCACGGCGCTCGGGGGGTGAAAACGGGCCGGTGCGCAGGGTGTCGGAACAGAGGCCGTCCCGAAAAGCCCAGGTGGCTGAGAGCCTGCTGAAGGCTAAGGAGAGGCTCTACAGTGCTACCTCTGAG AGTTCTCTGTCGGTGGGGAGTGACGTCGACCTCCCTGAAACCACCAATTTGGCCTTTCCTCTCCGCAAGTCCTGGGACACCAACCAAGAGGGAGCGGGACTAGAGGTGTTGATGTCGAGCTGCTCCCTGTGTCGGAGCTGTAACTCCCTGGTCTATGACGAGGAGATAATGGCCGGGTGGACGTCTGACGACTCCAACCTCAACTCCAGCTGTCCCTTCTGCTCAACCACCTTCGTCCCCCTTCTCAACGCTGAGATCTGTGACCTAGGACCCGTCAGCAG CGTTCACCACAGCCTGGAACGTACCAATTGGAACATGGACGAGGAGGTGGAGAGCGCAGCCAAGTCCCCTGGTGACCAGGGGGACATCCTGGGTCACAACGGTGTGAGTGAGGACTCCAGCTCTGAGACCAGCAGTTATTCTGAGAGCAGCAGCGCTACCATG GTGACGGTGGCCTACCTGAGCCCATTGGTGCTGCGCAAGGAGCTTGAGAGCCTGCTGGAGAACGAGGGCGAGGCGGTGCTGTCACAGGGCCAGCTCCTGGACAGCCACTCCATCATCTTCTGGAACATGGTGTGGTACTTCCATCGCCTGGGTCTGCCCAGCAACCTGCTGCAGCTGGTTCGCTCCTCACCGCTGGCCAACCAACTAGCACAG acTTCAGAGAACTCAGCAGTGAGGGTGAGGCTGCTGTGGGACACACTGACCCCTGACACAGACTACTGGCCCCCCCTCTACATCCTGTGGAGGATACACA gtgGCGTACCCATGCGGAACCACAGCTGGCGGAGGCACAACCACCCCTTCACCCTGGCCTTCCTGGAGGAAGTGCTGCGCTGGGTCGGCATGAACGAGGTACACAAGGGAATCACTCTCTTCCTGGAAACCATTGCCAAGCAACCAGGCACGCCCAAGATACAAAG GAGTCTGTACAGAGAGATGCTCTTCCTCACGCTGGCTGCCATGGGTAGAGATCACGTTG CTGCGTTTGATAAGAAATACAAGGCTGCGTACCAACGGCTGAGTGGCTCCTTGGGTCGCGAGGAGCTCCGCAGGAAGCGAGCCCAGCCACCTAGCCCCAAGGCTGTGGACTGCAGACGGAGCTTCCTGCTGCCCCTCGAGTGCTGA
- the LOC139564505 gene encoding DENN domain-containing protein 4B-like isoform X1, which produces MTEEKCPQLVDYFVVAGLAPGGSAPLDEEGQQRGCRVVEPVTDLAVIARGLGEEVPEGFTCIEKTQGGHPAELSAGLINNPHMYLCYRRGHDKPPILDLGVLYEGKEVVKQGWYVIETTPYSRSASLSSGGPATHRTFLTYRRAPESQALHTLGVTDISLLLPSKGEVAPHTFCRVEKNLNTGIWGPALYLCYKRAVAKANALVYEAGLISRYPEADVESFPLPESVPMFCLPMGVTVESWPLNTKYQLPVFSTFVLTSASGDKVYGAAIQFYEAFPRECLSERQSVRLGLVSVVDRRPITNRTLQVKKSVCVLSHWPFFTVFQKFLTFVYRYSISGPHVLPLEKHISSFMHNVPFPSPQRPRILVQLSPYDNLLLCQPVSSPLLLSGASFVKLLQNLGPENACVLLLAVLTEHKLLLHSLRPDVLTSVSEALVSMTFPLRWHCPYIPLCPLRLADVLCAPMPFIVGVHSSYFDLYDPPTDVVCVDLDTNTIFQAEDKKPLSWRSLPRKQGKMLVNTLTNLMKTLEKIYTTGQEEATLEFLLTDYDLIYGRQKQLELEIQEAFLRFMSCLLRGYRAYLLPITQAPSDRTTDCSSLFNLQGFLKSRERTHQKFYTQLTRTQMFTQFIEECSFVSDRHACLEFFDECVQKQSDVEKPEEVRLIDLDEAHSGEHTVFIMPPEEPQEPDGSECPTHYSYETFPVLCMDLFDRPQDQLRVPTKGSAPSSPAPRRTKQEIKLAQKRAQIYSAVPDMWSKCLLGHCYGLWFIYLPTFVRAESAKVRALQTAYEVLKHMETRKVVLPDEVCYRILMQLCGQYGQPVLAVRVLLEMKKAGITPNTITYAYYNKAVLESKWPSTNQGGRLRWAKLRNVLMAVAQFRQPIRQRQKSGSVGSRTDTMDSNQRSRPQSNLIRQSSWSGLSESSSHESLTGSMVKSNSLNSMRGSTDKSKLSMKAVLRNAGANGCSNPASRKPPVGPRDTSTPSPFPPGGVLVRRDQVCLSTFYKDCAETAVSEPDCSCQPGDRDGRPPGPRDTVSRKPVDENYNNVSPPSRGSLAGKLQQLLTPTRHRVSGRRAASVDARRSGGENGPVRRVSEQRPSRKAQVAESLLKAKERLYSATSESSLSVGSDVDLPETTNLAFPLRKSWDTNQEGAGLEVLMSSCSLCRSCNSLVYDEEIMAGWTSDDSNLNSSCPFCSTTFVPLLNAEICDLGPVSSVHHSLERTNWNMDEEVESAAKSPGDQGDILGHNGVSEDSSSETSSYSESSSATMGSSVGGSPQVTVAYLSPLVLRKELESLLENEGEAVLSQGQLLDSHSIIFWNMVWYFHRLGLPSNLLQLVRSSPLANQLAQTSENSAVRVRLLWDTLTPDTDYWPPLYILWRIHSGVPMRNHSWRRHNHPFTLAFLEEVLRWVGMNEVHKGITLFLETIAKQPGTPKIQRSLYREMLFLTLAAMGRDHVAAFDKKYKAAYQRLSGSLGREELRRKRAQPPSPKAVDCRRSFLLPLEC; this is translated from the exons ATGACGGAGGAGAAATGCCCCCAGCTAGTGGACTACTTTGTGGTGGCAGGGCTGGCTCCAGGGGGCTCGGCCCCACTGGACGAAGAGGGCCAGCAGAGAGGGTGTCGGGTGGTGGAGCCGGTTACAGACCTGGCGGTGATCGCCCGGGGCTTGGGGGAGGAGGTGCCCGAGGGCTTCACCTGTATCGAGAAGACCCAGGGGGGCCACCCGGCCGAGCTGAGCGCCGGACTCATCAACAACCCCCACATGTACCTGTGTTACCGCCGTGGGCATGACAAGCCACCCATCCTCGACCTCGG GGTGCTGTACGAGGGCAAAGAGGTGGTGAAGCAGGGCTGGTATGTGATCGAGACCACCCCCTATAGCCGCTCAGCCAGCCTGAGCTCCGGGGGGCCTGCCACCCACCGCACCTTCCTGACCTACCGCCGTGCCCCAGAGTCCCAGGCCCTCCACACCCTGGGGGTCACAGACATCTCCCTCCTGCTGCCCAGCAAGGGGGAGGTGGCCCCCCACACCTTCTGCCGGGTGGAGAAGAACCTCAACACTGGCATA TGGGGTCCAGCCTTATACCTGTGCTACAAGAGAGCTGTAGCCAAAGCCAATGCCCTAGTCTATGAAGCAG gTCTGATCAGTCGGTATCCGGAAGCAGACGTGGAGTCGTTCCCCCTGCCAGAGTCTGTGCCTATGTTCTGTCTGCCCATGGGTGTGACGGTGGAGAGCTGGCCCCTCAACACCAAGTACCAGCTCCCTGTCTTCTCTACCTTCGTCCTCACCAGTGCCAGTGGCGACAAG GTTTACGGTGCTGCCATCCAGTTCTACGAGGCGTTCCCACGGGAGTGCCTCTCGGAGCGGCAGAGCGTCCGTCTGGGCCTGGTGAGCGTGGTGGACCGGCGGCCTATCACCAACCGCACCCTGCAAGTGAAGAAGAGCGTGTGTGTTCTCTCCCACTGGCCCTTCTTCACCGTCTTCCAGAAGTTCCTCACCTTCGTCTACCGATACTCCATCTCCGGACCCCACGTGCTGCCCCTTGAGAA GCACATCTCCAGCTTCATGCACAAcgtccccttcccctcccctcagCGGCCTCGCATCCTAGTGCAG CTCTCCCCCTATGACAACCTTCTCCTCTGTCAGCCCGTCTCCTCCCCCTTACTGCTCAG TGGTGCCAGCTTTGTGAAGCTGCTGCAGAACCTGGGCCCTGAGAACGCCTGTGTCCTGCTGCTGGCTGTGCTGACGGAGCACAAACTACTGCTACACTCCCTCCGCCCCGACGTCCTCACCTCCGTCAGCGAGGCCCTGGTGTCT ATGACGTTCCCTCTGCGTTGGCACTGCCCGTATATCCCCCTGTGCCCGCTGCGGCTGGCAGACGTACTGTGTGCACCCATGCCCTTCATCGTGGGCGTCCACTCCAGCTACTTTGACCTCTATGACCCCCCTACTGACGTGGTGTGTGTTGACCTGGACACCAACACCATCTTTCA AGCAGAGGACAAGAAGCCGTTGTCATGGCGATCGCTACCAAGGAAGCAAGGCAAGATGCTGGTGAATACCCTCACCAACTTGATGAAGACTCTGGAGAAAA TCTACACCACTGGCCAAGAGGAGGCCACCCTGGAGTTCCTGCTGACGGACTATGACCTGATCTACGGGCGTCAGAAGCAGCTGGAGCTGGAGATCCAGGAGGCCTTCCTGCGCTTCATGAGCTGCCTGCTGAGGGGCTACCGCGCCTACCTGCTGCCCATCACCCAGGCCCCCTCAGACAGGACCACCGACTGCAGCTCCCTCTTCAACCTGCAGG GCTTCCTGAAGTCTCGTGAACGCACCCACCAGAAGTTCTACACCCAGCTGACCAGGACCCAGATGTTCACTCAGTTCATCGAGGAGTGCTCATTCGTCAGTGATCGCCATGCCTGTCTCGAGTTCTTCGACGAGTGTGTCCAGAAG CAGTCGGATGTGGAGAAGCCTGAGGAGGTGCGTCTGATAGACCTGGACGAGGCCCACAGTGGGGAGCACACGGTCTTCATCATGCCCCCAGAGGAACCCCAGGAGCCAGACGGTTCAGAGTGCCCCACTCACTACAG CTATGAGACATTCCCTGTGCTCTGCATGGATCTTTTTGACCGGCCTCAGGACCAGCTACGTGTCCCTACCAAGGGGAGTGCCCCCAGCAGCCCTGCCCCGCGACGGACCAAACAG GAGATTAAGCTGGCGCAGAAGCGGGCACAGATATACTCGGCAGTGCCCGACATGTGGTCCAAATGCCTGCTTGGCCACTGCTATGGGCTGTGGTTCATCTACCTGCCCACCTTTGTGCGGGCGGAGAGTGCCAAGGTGCGTGCCTTGCAAACGGCATACGAGGTGCTCAAGCACATGGAGACTAGGAAGGTGGTACTACCGGATGAGGTGTGTTACAGGATCCTGATGCAGCTGTGTGGGCAGTACGGGCAGCCTGTGCTCGCTGTTAGGGTACTTCTGGAGATGAAGAAAGCTGGGATCACACCCAACACCATCACCTATGCATACTACAACAAG GCAGTGCTGGAGAGCAAGtggccctccaccaatcagggtgGCCGTCTGCGCTGGGCCAAGTTGCGTAACGTTCTGATGGCCGTGGCGCAGTTCAGACAGCCAATCAGACAACGTCAGAAGAGTGGTTCAGTAGGCTCGCGGACAG ATACAATGGACAGTAACCAACGGTCCCGCCCACAATCTAACCTGATTCGTCAGTCCAGCTGGAGCGGCCTGAGTGAAAGCTCCAGCCACGAATCGCTGACGGGGTCTATGGTGAAGAGCAACAGCCTGAACAGCATGAGAGGCTCAACAGACA AGTCTAAGCTCTCAATGAAGGCGGTGCTCCGGAACGCAGGTGCCAATGGCTGCAGCAATCCTGCCTCCCGTAAGCCCCCCGTGGGGCCACGAGACACCTCCACCCCTTCTCCCTTTCCCCCTGGTGGTGTCCTGGTGCGCCGCGACCAGGTGTGCCTGTCCACCTTCTACAAAGACTGTGCCGAGACGGCCGTCTCCGAGCCCGACTGCAGCTGCCAGCCTGGGGACAGAGACGGCAG GCCACCTGGGCCGAGAGACACTGTGAGCCGCAAGCCCGTTGACGAGAACTACAATAATGTGTCACCGCCGAGTCGGGGAAGCCTGGCAGGGAAACTGCAGCAGCTGCTCACACCTACTCGTCATCGAGTCTCGGGGCGGCGGGCCGCCAGTGTAGACGCACGGCGCTCGGGGGGTGAAAACGGGCCGGTGCGCAGGGTGTCGGAACAGAGGCCGTCCCGAAAAGCCCAGGTGGCTGAGAGCCTGCTGAAGGCTAAGGAGAGGCTCTACAGTGCTACCTCTGAG AGTTCTCTGTCGGTGGGGAGTGACGTCGACCTCCCTGAAACCACCAATTTGGCCTTTCCTCTCCGCAAGTCCTGGGACACCAACCAAGAGGGAGCGGGACTAGAGGTGTTGATGTCGAGCTGCTCCCTGTGTCGGAGCTGTAACTCCCTGGTCTATGACGAGGAGATAATGGCCGGGTGGACGTCTGACGACTCCAACCTCAACTCCAGCTGTCCCTTCTGCTCAACCACCTTCGTCCCCCTTCTCAACGCTGAGATCTGTGACCTAGGACCCGTCAGCAG CGTTCACCACAGCCTGGAACGTACCAATTGGAACATGGACGAGGAGGTGGAGAGCGCAGCCAAGTCCCCTGGTGACCAGGGGGACATCCTGGGTCACAACGGTGTGAGTGAGGACTCCAGCTCTGAGACCAGCAGTTATTCTGAGAGCAGCAGCGCTACCATG GGTTCATCGGTGGGTGGGTCGCCCCAGGTGACGGTGGCCTACCTGAGCCCATTGGTGCTGCGCAAGGAGCTTGAGAGCCTGCTGGAGAACGAGGGCGAGGCGGTGCTGTCACAGGGCCAGCTCCTGGACAGCCACTCCATCATCTTCTGGAACATGGTGTGGTACTTCCATCGCCTGGGTCTGCCCAGCAACCTGCTGCAGCTGGTTCGCTCCTCACCGCTGGCCAACCAACTAGCACAG acTTCAGAGAACTCAGCAGTGAGGGTGAGGCTGCTGTGGGACACACTGACCCCTGACACAGACTACTGGCCCCCCCTCTACATCCTGTGGAGGATACACA gtgGCGTACCCATGCGGAACCACAGCTGGCGGAGGCACAACCACCCCTTCACCCTGGCCTTCCTGGAGGAAGTGCTGCGCTGGGTCGGCATGAACGAGGTACACAAGGGAATCACTCTCTTCCTGGAAACCATTGCCAAGCAACCAGGCACGCCCAAGATACAAAG GAGTCTGTACAGAGAGATGCTCTTCCTCACGCTGGCTGCCATGGGTAGAGATCACGTTG CTGCGTTTGATAAGAAATACAAGGCTGCGTACCAACGGCTGAGTGGCTCCTTGGGTCGCGAGGAGCTCCGCAGGAAGCGAGCCCAGCCACCTAGCCCCAAGGCTGTGGACTGCAGACGGAGCTTCCTGCTGCCCCTCGAGTGCTGA